The following are encoded in a window of Pseudalgibacter alginicilyticus genomic DNA:
- a CDS encoding PAS domain-containing sensor histidine kinase codes for MNQDKIDILQRALARERAARKQAESILEKKAAELYETNRRLEKSYSELEILLTKKDSQLQGVFENIVDAYLIMDMFGNILKMNDAALELLGFEDDKIDFNLMNMVSPNDYEYVSASFQKLLKSGSLTNFELKITTNLKTEKLIHVNASIIYDDGIAVAAQGIIRDITKEKEAEEKLKESENRLATLILNLDRGVVLEDENRNIILTNKKFTELFNIDLPPTELIGLNCKVSSKQNSLLFKDPEGFLSRMNQIVEQKQSIVGDELEMVDGKILERNYVPIFLNKKSKGYLWTFKDVTLSRNYRKSLEAEKQKYYNIISNVNLGLVELDLDDKILMVNQSFINMTGYSEEELIGVRGKDILPVSDDKELIEEQVKNRKRGKTDSYELRIRKKDGELRHWLISGAPNYNLEGKVIGSIGVNFDITDIKNLEIQKENLLSELEKSNSELQEYAHIVSHDLKSPLRSINALVSWIKEDNAGELDAVTNQNFDLIETTLEKMEQLISDILDYSSVGTDEGEKIEINTNDLLKDLIKILYIPEHISINIANTLPIVLGHKTKLQQVFQNLISNSVKFIDKEKGIINISVVELSDYYQFSIQDNGMGIEKEFHDKIFKVFHSLKKSKDSSGIGLSIVQKIVQLHNGKIWLESEPNIGTTFYFTIRK; via the coding sequence ATGAATCAAGATAAGATTGATATTTTACAGCGGGCACTTGCACGTGAAAGGGCTGCAAGAAAACAAGCTGAATCTATACTAGAAAAAAAAGCTGCTGAATTATACGAAACAAATAGAAGGTTAGAAAAATCATATTCAGAACTTGAAATATTACTCACTAAAAAAGACTCTCAATTACAAGGTGTATTTGAAAACATTGTAGATGCATATTTAATAATGGATATGTTTGGCAATATTTTAAAAATGAATGATGCCGCATTAGAATTGTTAGGTTTTGAAGATGATAAGATAGATTTCAACCTAATGAATATGGTAAGTCCAAATGATTATGAATATGTTTCTGCTTCATTTCAAAAATTATTAAAATCGGGTTCATTAACCAATTTCGAATTAAAAATAACAACAAATTTAAAAACTGAAAAATTAATACATGTAAATGCAAGTATTATTTATGATGACGGAATAGCAGTAGCTGCACAAGGTATTATTAGAGATATTACAAAAGAAAAAGAGGCAGAAGAAAAGCTGAAAGAATCAGAGAATAGATTGGCAACCTTAATTCTTAATTTAGATAGAGGTGTTGTTCTTGAAGACGAAAACAGAAATATTATTCTAACTAATAAGAAATTTACTGAACTTTTTAATATTGATTTGCCACCAACGGAGTTAATAGGATTAAATTGTAAAGTATCTTCTAAGCAAAATAGTCTTTTATTTAAAGATCCTGAAGGTTTTTTAAGTAGAATGAATCAAATAGTTGAACAGAAACAAAGTATTGTTGGTGATGAGTTAGAAATGGTTGATGGTAAAATTTTGGAAAGAAATTATGTCCCCATTTTTCTTAATAAAAAATCAAAAGGATATTTATGGACCTTTAAGGATGTGACGCTAAGTAGAAATTATAGAAAGAGTTTAGAAGCAGAAAAACAGAAATATTATAATATTATTTCGAATGTTAATTTAGGACTTGTAGAGTTAGATTTAGATGATAAGATTTTGATGGTAAATCAAAGTTTTATTAACATGACAGGGTATTCTGAAGAAGAACTAATTGGAGTAAGAGGTAAAGATATTCTGCCTGTTTCAGACGATAAAGAACTTATTGAAGAGCAGGTAAAAAATAGAAAAAGAGGAAAAACAGATTCGTATGAGTTACGAATTAGAAAAAAAGATGGCGAGTTAAGACATTGGTTAATAAGTGGAGCGCCAAATTATAATTTAGAAGGAAAAGTTATAGGCTCAATAGGTGTGAATTTTGATATTACAGACATTAAAAACCTTGAAATTCAAAAAGAAAACCTTTTAAGCGAATTAGAAAAAAGCAATAGCGAACTACAAGAATATGCACATATTGTATCACATGATTTAAAATCGCCATTACGAAGTATTAATGCATTGGTAAGTTGGATTAAAGAAGATAATGCAGGTGAATTGGATGCTGTAACCAATCAAAATTTTGATTTAATTGAAACTACATTAGAAAAAATGGAGCAATTAATTTCAGATATTTTAGATTATTCCAGTGTTGGTACGGATGAAGGTGAAAAAATAGAAATCAATACCAATGATTTATTAAAAGATCTAATAAAAATATTATACATCCCAGAACATATTTCAATAAACATAGCCAACACATTACCAATAGTTTTAGGTCATAAAACCAAATTACAACAAGTGTTTCAAAATTTAATTAGTAATTCTGTTAAGTTTATTGATAAAGAAAAAGGGATTATAAATATTTCAGTTGTGGAGTTAAGTGATTATTATCAATTTTCCATACAAGATAATGGGATGGGAATTGAAAAAGAATTTCATGATAAAATATTTAAAGTATTTCATTCTCTTAAAAAAAGTAAAGATTCTTCGGGTATAGGATTATCTATTGTACAAAAGATTGTGCAATTACATAATGGTAAAATTTGGTTAGAAAGTGAACCTAATATTGGTACTACGTTCTATTTTACAATAAGAAAATAA
- a CDS encoding FIST signal transduction protein: protein MKIVQLTKKENQDWKYMSANIKLVKPLVLVFGNRFLLESDTIYSEIKTLFPDGDIVFGSSCADITAESVNENAITITAIEFQKTSFLIRTSNVLNADFDSFKTGTDLIKQFPTEGLKYVFVVSEGSFINGSGLTKGMNKATNDNVLITGALCGDSDRFEKTIASYNENPKPGEIIAIGFYGASLEVSFSIYGGWTPFGPERMVTKSEGNVLYELDNLPALDIYKKYLGDKSKELPSAALLYPLNVKSSDEKQSIVRSILNIDEVNNTMILAGDIPENSKVQLMMTNVDNIANASEKAARQALSLREKKPELAMLVSCIGRKIVLDQRVEEEVEEVTQVIGDGIAVTGLYSYGEIAPFHGEVSCQLHNQTMTVTLLSE, encoded by the coding sequence ATGAAAATAGTACAATTAACAAAAAAAGAAAATCAAGATTGGAAATATATGAGTGCTAACATTAAACTTGTTAAGCCTCTTGTTTTGGTTTTTGGTAATAGATTTTTATTAGAAAGCGATACTATTTATTCAGAAATTAAAACACTATTTCCTGATGGTGATATTGTTTTTGGTTCTTCATGTGCAGATATTACAGCTGAATCTGTTAACGAAAATGCCATAACCATTACTGCTATTGAATTTCAAAAAACTTCTTTTTTAATTAGAACAAGCAATGTTTTAAATGCCGATTTTGATAGTTTTAAAACAGGAACTGATTTAATAAAACAATTTCCAACAGAAGGCTTAAAATATGTTTTTGTAGTTTCAGAAGGTAGTTTTATAAATGGCAGTGGATTAACAAAAGGTATGAACAAGGCTACCAATGATAATGTTTTGATTACAGGTGCTTTATGTGGTGATTCAGATCGGTTTGAAAAAACCATAGCGTCATATAACGAAAATCCTAAACCAGGTGAAATTATTGCTATTGGATTTTATGGTGCATCTTTAGAAGTGTCATTCTCAATATATGGAGGTTGGACACCTTTTGGACCAGAACGTATGGTAACAAAATCTGAGGGAAATGTGTTGTACGAATTAGATAATTTACCAGCATTAGATATTTATAAAAAATATTTAGGCGACAAATCTAAAGAACTTCCAAGTGCAGCTTTATTGTATCCTTTAAATGTAAAAAGCTCAGATGAAAAACAATCTATTGTAAGGTCTATTTTGAATATAGATGAAGTCAATAATACCATGATTTTGGCTGGAGATATTCCAGAAAATTCAAAAGTACAACTCATGATGACTAATGTTGATAATATAGCAAATGCCTCAGAAAAAGCTGCTAGACAAGCTTTGAGTTTGCGTGAAAAGAAACCAGAATTGGCTATGTTGGTAAGCTGTATAGGTAGAAAAATAGTTTTAGACCAACGTGTTGAAGAAGAAGTTGAAGAGGTAACTCAAGTTATTGGAGATGGTATAGCTGTAACAGGATTATATTCTTATGGAGAAATAGCCCCGTTTCATGGCGAAGTATCTTGTCAATTACACAATCAAACAATGACGGTAACATTACTAAGTGAATAA
- a CDS encoding sensor histidine kinase — MNSLLKRQVRKYLNTESMNPNMELFIDSVNKSYNNYDEHFAMLQRAMSISSEELFTANQKLQNEAKEQQEVIDKLKNVINTLKVYELPEGINANETELTGLHLVNFLDSQTKDIIEINAQREKVLQKLAEQNQELSDYAHMVSHDLKSPLRSIYTLTTWLKDDYKDKIDANGHESLDLIRNNVEKMDNLISGILDYTTINKNKSEFYDVDIDKLIDDILETIEIPNTISIKKASQLPVINGDKYRLQQLFQNMIDNAIKYNDKENGFIEIGFKNQTDFWEFYVKDNGKGIDAAYFEKIFKTFGKLENNSKSTGIGLSIVKKIIDIYGGKVWLESELGKGTTFYFTLKK; from the coding sequence ATGAATTCATTATTAAAAAGACAGGTACGTAAGTATTTAAATACAGAATCTATGAATCCTAATATGGAGCTTTTTATAGATTCTGTAAATAAATCTTATAATAATTATGATGAACATTTTGCCATGTTGCAACGCGCTATGAGCATAAGTTCAGAAGAGCTATTTACTGCTAACCAAAAATTACAAAACGAAGCTAAAGAACAACAAGAAGTTATAGATAAATTAAAAAATGTTATTAATACATTAAAAGTTTATGAATTGCCAGAAGGTATTAATGCCAATGAAACAGAACTTACAGGCTTGCATTTAGTTAATTTTTTAGATAGTCAAACCAAAGACATTATTGAAATAAATGCACAACGAGAAAAGGTTTTACAAAAATTGGCAGAACAAAATCAAGAATTAAGTGATTATGCACACATGGTTTCTCATGATTTAAAATCGCCTTTACGTAGTATTTATACATTAACTACATGGCTGAAAGATGATTATAAAGATAAAATTGATGCCAATGGACATGAGAGTTTAGATTTAATACGAAACAATGTTGAAAAAATGGATAATTTAATAAGTGGCATTTTAGATTATACAACAATAAATAAAAATAAATCTGAATTTTATGATGTAGATATTGATAAATTAATTGATGATATTTTAGAAACTATAGAAATACCAAATACGATTTCAATTAAAAAAGCATCTCAATTACCAGTGATTAATGGTGATAAATACAGATTACAGCAGCTTTTTCAAAACATGATTGATAATGCCATAAAATATAATGATAAAGAAAACGGATTTATAGAAATTGGTTTTAAAAATCAAACAGATTTTTGGGAATTCTATGTAAAAGATAATGGAAAGGGTATTGACGCTGCATACTTTGAAAAAATATTTAAAACCTTTGGAAAATTAGAAAACAATTCAAAATCAACAGGTATTGGATTATCAATAGTAAAAAAAATTATTGATATTTATGGAGGTAAGGTCTGGTTAGAATCTGAATTAGGCAAAGGCACTACCTTTTATTTTACTTTAAAAAAATAA
- a CDS encoding Hpt domain-containing protein codes for MEQPNLSYIHSMSGGDTAFEQKLIDIIKKELPEEIETYYENLTVGNLKMTAENVHKLKHKISILGLGKSYDIAVAFENNLLEGNKNLSKEFESILNTMTNYLTTL; via the coding sequence ATGGAACAACCAAATTTATCATATATACATAGCATGTCTGGAGGAGATACGGCTTTTGAGCAAAAATTAATTGATATTATTAAAAAGGAACTTCCAGAAGAAATAGAAACATATTATGAAAATTTGACTGTAGGAAATTTAAAAATGACTGCTGAAAATGTACATAAACTTAAGCATAAAATTAGTATTTTAGGGCTTGGAAAAAGTTATGATATTGCTGTAGCGTTTGAAAATAATTTATTGGAAGGCAATAAAAACCTAAGTAAAGAATTTGAATCTATATTAAATACCATGACTAATTATTTAACAACGTTATAA
- a CDS encoding LytR/AlgR family response regulator transcription factor, with translation MNCIIIDDEATARAIISQFCSTMKNLTVLEEFPNAIQAIKFLNQNEVDLIFLDIHMPDFTGFDFIQTLKNPPKIILVTSDSQFAIEAFEYDCIVDYLVKPILLPRFEKAVLKAEKTEIIKDDDTSNDDKGVSTSGNDLYVNIDRRLIKIDIPSIYLVEAKGDYILIKTEDKNHTVHSTLKKIADKLPDNLFLKIHRSYIINVQKIIDIEDNSVLIKKDVIPVSRSNRPELMKRLNLL, from the coding sequence ATGAATTGTATTATTATTGATGATGAGGCTACTGCTAGAGCTATAATTAGTCAATTTTGCTCAACTATGAAAAACCTTACCGTTTTAGAAGAGTTTCCTAATGCAATTCAAGCAATTAAATTTTTAAATCAGAATGAAGTGGATCTAATTTTTTTAGACATCCATATGCCAGATTTTACAGGGTTTGATTTTATACAAACTTTAAAAAATCCACCTAAAATTATATTAGTAACATCAGATTCTCAATTTGCCATTGAAGCTTTTGAGTATGATTGCATAGTTGATTATTTAGTAAAACCAATTTTGTTACCTCGTTTTGAAAAAGCGGTTTTAAAAGCTGAAAAAACTGAAATAATTAAAGATGATGACACTTCAAATGATGATAAAGGTGTATCAACATCAGGTAACGATTTATATGTAAATATTGATAGGCGTCTTATAAAAATTGATATACCAAGTATTTATTTGGTTGAAGCCAAAGGCGATTACATTCTAATCAAAACGGAAGATAAAAACCACACCGTGCATTCAACATTGAAAAAAATTGCAGATAAATTACCAGACAATTTATTTTTAAAAATACACCGTTCATATATAATTAATGTTCAAAAAATAATTGATATTGAGGATAATAGTGTGTTAATTAAAAAAGATGTTATTCCTGTAAGTCGTTCAAACAGACCTGAATTAATGAAACGATTAAATTTGCTATAA
- a CDS encoding DUF6923 family protein — protein MKKILLLLILFYTTTQAQDVPFNCDYNAYLFQYNDVFAIDLASGNSYEVATNITGGNINATAYNPADGYIWGSLSTPDKSIVRIGKNFETTTFYIDELPTNNRYVGDVSADGIYYLKSGGTTYYTINLNPESNNYGKYIKTLDLSKSINIHDWAFNAVDGKLYTVEKKTNILYRIEAETGSMENLGAVPILSGLKYTYGAVYFDASGRFYVSANETGTIYVIQNVQNLTGTNIMESNLFAFGPSSSSNDGARCPTAPVPQEICDNGIDDDGDGLTDCEDPSCSGYAGCPVIELSASSSANAGGLESNNRLSQQISKRNFNRAKSNYKFDKTLAKRFSKSKVYGKASSAKGVFQLSDLVPLEVINEDDVIESSPNDLIDITNATKVYSVDYMRQDTAVASILVLETEDGVYEHTKYICDRLLGAELISVSTIEINEQKFIKSLIRNIDGSLEFVLSLSVKSINNEADFAVESHWNLDKYESNVGYYNFQIWSNSLDDLYSLGEEVLRLIAVQKPIISYNNSTPPTVFVRSGQYQNGKLNLQIVNTNRSESVAFDGGLRSTETESVAYVASTINLNGDYISEIEVDAGSLFDIGFRIGDGVATPDDLFMSDGPWGYDDAASTTSVINYAVKANETQFDTEEYPIERNITLKATTSDYVAAYRALTPKFNPIDLTGYVSFKLQAKGTGTLIVRLVKETVANWETQYKTSIELTDDLKDYTLLFSDFKSTSGVPMEVTDVTSIVFTMLAENGEETTKEMTLEQLRFSTNSTSTLAIENVSLEDETDVFATPNPMKTRSSFYFTAQTSESVELMVYNQVGSLVKQIGFSAVKGENKLVLKREGLSSGLYFCKIKSSNTTYKTIKLLLD, from the coding sequence ATGAAAAAAATACTACTATTATTAATTCTTTTTTACACTACAACTCAGGCACAAGATGTACCGTTTAATTGCGATTATAATGCTTACTTGTTTCAATACAATGATGTGTTTGCTATTGATTTAGCATCTGGAAACTCATATGAAGTTGCCACCAATATTACAGGAGGAAATATTAATGCAACAGCTTATAATCCAGCTGACGGTTATATTTGGGGCTCTTTAAGTACACCAGACAAATCTATTGTACGAATTGGGAAAAACTTTGAAACTACTACTTTTTATATAGATGAATTACCAACTAATAATCGGTATGTTGGCGATGTAAGTGCAGATGGTATTTACTATTTGAAATCGGGGGGTACCACTTATTATACTATTAACTTAAATCCAGAATCTAATAACTACGGAAAATATATTAAAACATTAGATTTATCAAAAAGTATTAATATTCATGATTGGGCTTTTAATGCAGTAGATGGTAAATTGTATACTGTTGAAAAGAAAACCAATATTTTATATAGAATTGAAGCTGAAACAGGAAGCATGGAAAATTTAGGTGCTGTACCCATTCTTTCAGGATTAAAATACACTTATGGTGCTGTTTATTTTGATGCTTCGGGGCGTTTTTACGTTTCGGCTAATGAAACAGGAACTATTTATGTTATTCAAAATGTTCAGAATTTAACAGGAACTAATATTATGGAGTCTAACCTTTTTGCTTTTGGTCCATCCAGTTCATCAAATGATGGTGCACGTTGTCCAACAGCCCCAGTACCTCAAGAAATTTGTGATAACGGAATTGATGATGATGGAGATGGCTTAACGGATTGTGAAGACCCATCTTGTTCAGGCTATGCAGGTTGTCCGGTTATAGAATTATCGGCTTCATCAAGTGCTAATGCAGGGGGGTTAGAAAGTAATAATAGGCTGTCACAACAAATTAGTAAACGTAATTTTAATAGAGCAAAGAGCAATTATAAATTTGATAAAACGTTAGCAAAGCGTTTTTCAAAATCAAAAGTATATGGTAAGGCATCATCTGCCAAAGGCGTATTTCAATTGTCTGATTTAGTACCTCTTGAAGTTATAAATGAAGATGATGTTATAGAGTCTTCTCCAAATGATTTGATTGATATTACAAATGCTACCAAAGTTTATTCGGTAGATTATATGAGACAAGATACAGCCGTAGCTTCCATATTAGTTCTTGAAACTGAAGATGGTGTTTATGAGCATACCAAATATATTTGCGACAGGTTGTTGGGGGCAGAGTTAATTTCGGTATCAACTATTGAAATTAATGAACAAAAATTCATAAAATCATTAATTAGAAATATAGATGGCTCTTTAGAATTTGTATTGAGTCTCTCAGTAAAATCAATAAACAATGAGGCTGATTTTGCAGTTGAAAGTCATTGGAATTTAGATAAATATGAAAGTAATGTTGGGTATTATAATTTTCAAATATGGTCAAACTCTTTAGATGATTTATATAGCTTAGGCGAAGAAGTACTTCGCTTAATAGCGGTTCAAAAACCAATAATAAGTTACAACAACTCAACGCCCCCAACGGTATTTGTAAGATCAGGTCAATATCAAAACGGTAAGTTAAACTTGCAAATTGTAAATACCAATAGAAGTGAGTCTGTTGCGTTTGACGGTGGTTTAAGAAGCACAGAAACTGAAAGTGTAGCCTATGTGGCCTCTACCATAAACCTAAATGGGGATTATATTTCTGAAATTGAAGTAGATGCAGGAAGCTTGTTTGATATTGGTTTTAGAATTGGTGATGGAGTAGCCACTCCTGATGATTTATTTATGTCTGATGGTCCTTGGGGATATGATGATGCGGCTTCAACAACTTCCGTAATAAACTATGCTGTTAAAGCTAATGAAACTCAGTTTGATACTGAGGAATACCCTATAGAACGAAATATAACTTTAAAAGCTACCACAAGCGATTATGTTGCAGCTTATAGAGCATTAACACCAAAATTTAATCCCATAGATTTAACAGGTTATGTGAGTTTTAAATTGCAGGCAAAGGGTACAGGAACACTTATTGTTAGATTGGTGAAAGAAACTGTTGCCAATTGGGAAACACAATATAAAACAAGTATAGAATTAACAGATGATTTGAAGGATTATACTTTGTTGTTTTCAGATTTTAAGTCTACTAGTGGTGTGCCTATGGAAGTAACCGATGTTACTTCTATAGTATTCACTATGTTGGCTGAAAATGGAGAAGAAACTACAAAAGAAATGACTTTAGAGCAGTTGCGTTTTTCAACTAATAGTACAAGTACACTTGCTATTGAAAATGTTAGTTTAGAGGATGAAACAGATGTATTTGCCACTCCAAACCCAATGAAAACAAGATCAAGTTTTTATTTTACAGCACAGACATCTGAAAGCGTTGAGCTAATGGTGTATAATCAAGTAGGGAGCTTAGTTAAACAAATAGGTTTTAGTGCTGTAAAAGGTGAAAATAAGCTGGTTTTAAAAAGAGAAGGTTTAAGTTCTGGATTGTATTTCTGTAAAATTAAAAGTAGTAATACAACTTACAAAACAATAAAATTACTCCTGGACTAA
- a CDS encoding ATP-dependent nuclease, which translates to MKLTKLKLFNFKKFEFLEVDFKDNLNVIIGDNESGKSSILLAIDLTLRGSRNRIETEGLDLLFNSKSIENFFLTNTYETLPKLKVELYFDNLGDKDDYYGRNNSEGIDKFGISLICEPRDELSKDISEILAEGKQNFPFEYYSIAFHKFSGQPYLSFRKDFKHILLDNTLINNEYATNQYIKTLYDSHVTLSERNKHLNEYRKYKNNYRETILEDVNKKTGDYKFGIKNDKKSNLVTDLTITEENIDIQNKGKGRQCFIKTEFALQKNQNELDFILLEEPENHLSHLNMKNLISRIDDSKNKQIFIATHSNLISSRLDLRNTILLNSNSSISINLSHLEDSTASFFMKAPDNNILEFILSKKVILVEGDAEFILLERFFEIITSKKPNELNCHIISVGGTSFKRYLEISKLLEVKTAVIRDNDNDYQKNCIDRYSKYITPNIKVFSETDNSISTFEISMFNTNTKICNDLFLPGRKTKSVQDFMLDEKADCAFELLDKKSEELKVPTYIKEAIEWLIKN; encoded by the coding sequence ATGAAATTAACGAAACTAAAACTTTTTAACTTCAAAAAATTCGAATTTTTAGAGGTAGATTTTAAAGACAATCTGAATGTCATAATTGGAGATAATGAATCAGGAAAAAGCTCAATTCTCTTAGCAATTGATTTGACTCTAAGAGGAAGTAGAAACAGAATTGAAACAGAAGGCTTAGATTTACTTTTTAATTCAAAATCCATAGAAAATTTCTTTCTTACCAATACTTATGAAACCTTACCAAAACTTAAAGTTGAATTATATTTCGACAATCTAGGAGATAAAGACGATTATTACGGGAGAAACAATAGTGAAGGAATTGACAAATTTGGAATTTCATTAATCTGTGAACCTAGAGATGAATTAAGCAAAGATATTTCAGAGATTTTGGCAGAAGGAAAACAAAACTTTCCTTTCGAATATTATTCTATTGCATTTCATAAATTTTCTGGACAACCTTATTTAAGTTTCAGAAAAGATTTTAAGCATATACTTTTAGACAACACATTAATTAATAATGAATATGCTACAAATCAATACATAAAAACTTTGTATGATAGTCACGTTACTTTATCAGAGAGAAATAAACATTTAAATGAATATCGTAAATATAAAAATAATTACAGAGAGACAATATTAGAAGATGTAAATAAGAAAACTGGAGACTACAAATTTGGAATTAAAAACGATAAAAAATCCAATCTAGTTACTGACTTAACAATTACTGAAGAAAATATTGATATTCAAAATAAAGGTAAAGGTCGTCAATGCTTTATAAAAACAGAATTTGCACTACAAAAGAATCAAAATGAATTAGATTTCATCTTATTAGAAGAACCTGAAAATCATCTAAGTCATTTAAATATGAAAAATCTAATTTCTCGAATAGATGATTCTAAGAATAAACAAATCTTTATTGCTACTCATAGTAACTTAATAAGTTCTAGGTTAGATTTAAGAAATACAATTTTACTAAATAGCAATAGTTCTATTTCAATAAATTTAAGCCATTTAGAAGACTCTACTGCTAGCTTTTTTATGAAAGCACCAGATAATAATATATTAGAATTTATTCTATCTAAAAAAGTGATTTTAGTTGAAGGAGATGCAGAATTCATACTCCTAGAACGATTTTTTGAGATAATAACAAGTAAAAAACCTAATGAACTAAATTGTCATATAATTTCTGTTGGAGGAACAAGTTTTAAAAGATATTTAGAAATATCAAAATTACTTGAAGTCAAAACAGCTGTAATCAGAGACAATGACAATGACTACCAAAAAAACTGTATAGATAGATATTCTAAATATATAACTCCAAACATTAAGGTATTCTCCGAAACGGATAATTCAATTTCAACATTTGAAATATCAATGTTTAATACCAATACAAAAATTTGTAATGACTTATTTCTACCTGGGAGGAAAACTAAATCAGTTCAGGACTTTATGCTTGATGAAAAAGCTGATTGTGCATTTGAATTATTAGATAAAAAAAGTGAAGAACTTAAAGTTCCTACCTACATAAAAGAAGCAATAGAATGGTTGATAAAAAATTAA
- a CDS encoding DUF1569 domain-containing protein, translating to MKTIFDKNIREQLINRINKINKENNAEWGKMNLIQMLKHNTYWNKWILGKENHKYKQAFLGKIFGKIALKKMIKDEKPFDKNIPTSDQFKVKESTGNIEYEKSEWISLIKEYEKFNNLSFIHDFFGKMTKEQIGVLVYKHTDHHLRQFGT from the coding sequence ATGAAAACAATTTTTGACAAAAATATTCGAGAACAACTTATCAATAGAATTAACAAAATCAACAAAGAAAATAATGCCGAATGGGGTAAAATGAACCTTATCCAAATGCTCAAACACAATACTTATTGGAATAAATGGATTCTTGGAAAAGAAAATCACAAGTATAAACAAGCTTTTTTGGGGAAAATATTTGGAAAAATAGCTTTGAAGAAAATGATAAAGGACGAGAAGCCTTTTGATAAAAACATTCCCACTTCCGACCAGTTTAAAGTAAAGGAATCGACTGGTAATATTGAATATGAAAAATCAGAATGGATTTCATTAATTAAAGAATATGAAAAATTTAATAATCTGAGCTTTATCCACGATTTTTTCGGCAAAATGACAAAGGAACAAATCGGAGTATTGGTTTACAAACATACCGACCACCATTTAAGGCAGTTTGGAACATGA